From one Caldichromatium japonicum genomic stretch:
- the dcd gene encoding dCTP deaminase — MSIKSDRWIQRMAIEHRMIEPFEPNQVRETKKGRVISYGTSSYGYDVRCADEFKIFTNINSVIVDPKAFDPNSFVDLKADVCIIPPNSFALAHTVEYFRIPRNVLCICMGKSTFARCGIIVNVTPLEPEWEGHITLEISNTTPLPAKVYAHEGIAQILFLESDEVCEVSYKDRGGKYQGQRGVTLPRP; from the coding sequence ATGTCGATCAAATCAGACCGCTGGATCCAGCGTATGGCTATCGAGCACCGGATGATCGAGCCCTTTGAGCCCAATCAGGTCCGTGAGACCAAGAAGGGGCGGGTGATCTCCTACGGCACCTCGAGCTATGGCTATGATGTGCGCTGCGCCGATGAGTTTAAGATCTTCACCAATATCAATTCGGTGATCGTCGATCCCAAGGCCTTTGATCCGAATAGCTTTGTGGATCTCAAGGCCGATGTCTGTATCATCCCACCCAATTCATTTGCCCTGGCGCATACGGTGGAATATTTCCGCATCCCGCGCAATGTGCTCTGCATCTGCATGGGTAAATCGACCTTTGCCCGCTGCGGGATCATCGTCAATGTGACCCCCTTGGAGCCTGAATGGGAGGGGCATATTACCTTGGAGATTTCCAATACCACCCCGCTTCCTGCTAAAGTCTATGCCCATGAGGGCATCGCTCAGATCCTGTTCTTGGAATCCGATGAGGTCTGTGAAGTCTCGTATAAGGATCGCGGAGGTAAATATCAGGGGCAGCGGGGGGTAACCTTACCGCGGCCCTGA
- a CDS encoding succinate dehydrogenase assembly factor 2: protein MDHATAHLSGSSAIDEEEKRRLRWSCRRGLLELEHLLGGFLDTGFERLSPAERQAFTALLAEDDQRLNDWFFGRSLPCDPQRRALIARILAEVSVLPPPADP from the coding sequence ATGGATCACGCAACCGCGCACCTGTCTGGCTCATCGGCGATCGACGAGGAAGAAAAGCGCCGCCTGCGCTGGAGCTGTCGGCGCGGGTTGCTTGAGCTCGAACATCTGCTTGGTGGCTTTCTCGATACGGGCTTTGAGCGCCTGTCTCCTGCCGAACGACAGGCCTTCACCGCCTTGCTCGCCGAGGACGATCAGCGGTTGAACGACTGGTTCTTCGGGCGCAGCCTGCCTTGCGATCCTCAACGGCGGGCGCTGATTGCGCGCATCCTCGCCGAGGTCTCGGTTCTGCCCCCGCCTGCAGACCCCTAG
- a CDS encoding protein YgfX, producing MDRPTDPPLILEPRPSRLLLLFACLTHLLAAAVSLALPLGGWQMALVVLLSLGKTLWADVLRRAPWSIRAATWNADGTWSLRLADGRMLAAQLAPASFIGLHWVSLVFITGRRRRTLVLTADVLEVDTLRRLRQRLRLRCGMR from the coding sequence ATGGATCGCCCCACTGATCCACCCCTGATCCTCGAGCCCCGTCCCTCGCGTCTCCTCTTGCTCTTTGCCTGTCTCACTCATCTCCTGGCGGCGGCGGTGAGCCTTGCACTGCCGCTCGGCGGCTGGCAAATGGCCCTGGTGGTGCTCTTGAGCCTTGGTAAGACACTCTGGGCGGACGTCCTGCGCCGCGCCCCCTGGTCGATCCGCGCGGCGACCTGGAACGCCGACGGTACCTGGAGCTTAAGGCTCGCCGATGGGCGGATGCTTGCAGCCCAGCTTGCGCCCGCGAGTTTCATCGGCCTGCACTGGGTCTCACTGGTCTTTATCACAGGGCGCCGGCGGCGCACCCTGGTCCTGACCGCCGACGTCCTGGAGGTTGACACCCTACGCCGCCTGCGTCAGCGTTTGCGCCTCCGTTGTGGTATGAGGTAA
- the galE gene encoding UDP-glucose 4-epimerase GalE yields MRVLLVGGAGYLGSHVCVELLQSGCQVLVLDNLSRGQEELLRRAGEITHQGLGFFEGDLRERETLDLIFGQGRFDAVILCTGLDAIADALAQPLAHYGNALQGLLTLCEAMAAWGVRTLILTSSATVYGEAGGPLREDRAPQPIHPQGRCAWFGEMILKDLQRADPSWRIALLRIFNPAGAHPSGYIGEDPKATSLIAQIAQVALGRRERLLILGNDYPTPDGTAVRDYVHVQDLARAYRLSLERLQSGEGMICCNLGRGRGYSVLEVITAFTRVTGCAIPYDYAARRTGDVACCVADSTQARLVLGWVPQADLDRMIADAWRWWMQNPDELG; encoded by the coding sequence ATGCGGGTTCTGCTTGTGGGTGGTGCCGGCTATCTCGGCAGCCATGTCTGTGTAGAGCTCTTGCAGTCGGGGTGCCAGGTCCTGGTGCTCGACAATCTAAGCCGCGGGCAGGAGGAGCTCTTGCGCCGGGCGGGCGAGATCACCCATCAGGGGCTGGGGTTCTTCGAGGGCGATCTGCGCGAGCGCGAGACCCTGGACCTGATCTTCGGCCAAGGGCGGTTCGATGCCGTGATCCTGTGCACGGGTCTAGACGCGATCGCCGATGCACTCGCCCAGCCGTTGGCGCACTATGGCAACGCCCTGCAGGGGCTCTTGACCCTCTGCGAGGCGATGGCGGCCTGGGGGGTGCGCACCCTGATCCTGACCTCATCAGCGACGGTCTATGGCGAGGCGGGGGGGCCGCTCCGCGAGGATCGCGCACCCCAACCGATCCATCCCCAAGGCCGCTGCGCCTGGTTTGGCGAGATGATCCTTAAAGACCTTCAGCGCGCCGACCCGAGTTGGCGCATCGCGCTCCTCAGAATCTTCAACCCTGCAGGCGCCCACCCGAGCGGGTACATCGGCGAGGACCCCAAGGCGACGAGCCTTATCGCTCAGATCGCCCAGGTGGCCCTCGGCCGGCGTGAGCGGCTGTTGATCTTGGGGAACGATTATCCCACCCCCGACGGCACCGCGGTGCGCGACTATGTCCATGTCCAGGACCTCGCGCGCGCCTATCGTCTGAGCCTAGAGCGGCTCCAGTCAGGTGAGGGGATGATCTGTTGCAACCTGGGGAGGGGGCGGGGTTATAGCGTGCTTGAGGTAATCACGGCCTTTACCCGGGTAACGGGTTGCGCGATCCCTTATGACTATGCCGCAAGGCGTACAGGCGACGTCGCTTGCTGTGTCGCTGACTCCACCCAGGCGCGGCTCGTACTCGGCTGGGTGCCGCAGGCCGACCTCGACCGGATGATCGCTGATGCCTGGCGCTGGTGGATGCAAAATCCAGATGAATTGGGGTAG